From the genome of Gracilibacillus salitolerans, one region includes:
- a CDS encoding sensor histidine kinase, producing MRIKKLLNGRTIQSKLTLIFAGIIILFNIVTISIYVSSTQLMQQYHQEFETLLNLNSISQSAQDLSDKTKAYVLSGEEQDLEAYYEARENFHERTAPIMQETNSIHYKNYINLIDALRYQTDLTTGFVLRDDMERYSMHVKEVDQTSSYIQESTLELLDGSLTEYQSLYADIRERNEAFKYFTLYLLITSILLGAFITVRFSRGIHRPVQALSQAAKEVSVGKFDGKSVQIQSPVELKLLGDSFNKMRESIRNLIKEIKDQSEQERLMKELELKHLQNQIQPHFLFNTLNTVSKMAYLEDAKSTSNLIDSLASMMRHSLGDLKKTTTLKEELKMVEDYVAIQKMRFMERIEFDIDQLPEDGDLPLPRLTLQPLVENAFIHGLESLEEGGKISIHVKTHHSGVMVEVADNGVGMAEEKRRQLIQSTTENEQHVGHMTGIGLVNVIKRLQMFYQTDDVLEIDTRLGKGTIIRIYLPDKQQQELGVLA from the coding sequence ATGCGAATAAAAAAATTACTGAACGGTCGGACGATTCAATCGAAATTAACGCTGATCTTTGCTGGAATTATTATTTTATTTAATATTGTCACGATTTCGATTTATGTCAGTTCGACGCAGTTAATGCAGCAATACCATCAGGAATTTGAAACATTACTAAACCTGAATTCGATTTCCCAATCAGCTCAGGATCTATCTGACAAGACAAAAGCATATGTTTTAAGTGGAGAGGAACAAGACTTAGAAGCCTATTATGAAGCAAGAGAAAATTTCCATGAAAGAACAGCACCGATTATGCAAGAGACGAACTCGATTCACTATAAAAATTATATCAACTTAATCGATGCTCTCCGTTACCAGACCGATTTAACGACCGGATTTGTACTCCGTGATGATATGGAACGCTATTCAATGCATGTGAAAGAAGTCGATCAAACGTCATCGTATATTCAGGAATCAACCTTGGAATTATTAGATGGGTCACTGACAGAATACCAATCCTTGTATGCGGACATTCGTGAGCGCAATGAAGCCTTTAAATATTTTACACTCTATTTATTAATTACATCGATTTTACTCGGTGCGTTTATAACGGTTCGATTTTCCAGAGGAATCCATCGACCGGTTCAAGCATTATCTCAAGCAGCGAAAGAAGTATCAGTTGGAAAATTCGATGGCAAATCAGTCCAAATTCAGTCACCAGTGGAGCTGAAGCTGTTAGGCGACTCTTTTAACAAAATGCGGGAAAGTATCCGTAATTTAATTAAAGAGATTAAAGATCAATCCGAACAAGAGCGATTGATGAAGGAACTAGAGCTCAAGCATTTACAAAATCAAATTCAGCCACATTTCTTATTTAATACCTTAAACACTGTATCGAAAATGGCGTATTTAGAAGACGCAAAATCAACGTCCAACTTGATTGACTCCTTAGCATCGATGATGAGACACAGCCTTGGCGATTTAAAGAAAACAACCACCTTAAAAGAAGAACTGAAAATGGTGGAAGATTATGTAGCGATTCAAAAAATGCGCTTTATGGAGCGAATCGAATTTGATATCGATCAGTTACCAGAAGATGGTGATTTGCCACTGCCAAGATTAACGCTGCAACCACTTGTCGAAAATGCCTTTATCCATGGTTTGGAATCATTAGAGGAAGGCGGGAAAATTTCGATTCATGTTAAAACGCATCATAGCGGGGTTATGGTGGAAGTTGCTGATAATGGTGTCGGCATGGCAGAAGAGAAACGAAGACAATTAATCCAATCAACCACAGAAAATGAACAACATGTTGGTCATATGACAGGGATAGGATTAGTCAATGTCATCAAACGACTGCAAATGTTCTATCAAACAGATGATGTTCTAGAAATCGATACTAGATTAGGTAAGGGAACGATCATCCGAATATATTTACCAGACAAACAACAGCAAGAATTGGGGGTACTAGCGTGA
- a CDS encoding response regulator: MKVVIAEDEFLERKAMRKFLEEHFSDIEQVEEAVNGRKAIEVAESIQPDIILMDIKMPGINGLEAMESICQAFPLTKFIMVTAYDTFEYAKQAMKLGVREYILKPSKKEEIIRAILNVKSELEQDKQMLENRRALFLTKVIQGEDAHPLQQSLCPDMQSGYFIMANKPLTLSDDYITQDNIALYVSNERLDNADVLKQIRSLQLTLGDDHYIGAGHPYDKVEDLTTSYYEAKKALRQLLKAKQKQYGFAATNQSEEIPTNRLLEAIRDGEEEKVWVLFDVIAPHANVELFVQIKQLAEDKGIKLDTTPEEIVTTEDWKELIQLVCKEIKHYFQSQDKIVKAKQFIENNYHKQINLVDVSSYTDLSTNYVSNLFHEATGSTFIDYLTEIRIKKAKELLQTNNATLKEISYEIGYKDPNYFSRVFKKHVGLSPKQYQSQIVK; encoded by the coding sequence GTGAAAGTAGTGATTGCAGAAGATGAATTTTTAGAGAGAAAAGCAATGCGCAAATTTCTAGAGGAACACTTTTCTGATATTGAACAGGTTGAAGAAGCGGTTAATGGCCGTAAAGCGATTGAAGTAGCGGAAAGCATCCAGCCGGATATTATATTAATGGATATTAAGATGCCAGGCATCAATGGGTTAGAAGCGATGGAGTCAATTTGCCAAGCGTTTCCCCTAACGAAATTTATTATGGTAACTGCCTATGATACATTTGAATATGCCAAACAAGCGATGAAACTAGGGGTGCGAGAATACATTCTCAAACCGAGTAAGAAGGAAGAAATCATTCGTGCCATCTTAAATGTCAAAAGCGAGTTGGAACAAGATAAGCAAATGCTTGAAAATCGGCGTGCCCTTTTTCTCACGAAAGTGATCCAGGGAGAAGATGCACATCCTCTCCAACAAAGTCTCTGTCCAGATATGCAAAGCGGTTATTTCATCATGGCCAATAAGCCACTCACGTTATCAGATGACTATATCACCCAAGATAACATCGCCTTGTATGTATCCAACGAAAGATTAGACAATGCTGATGTGTTAAAACAAATTCGCAGTCTGCAATTAACACTTGGTGATGACCATTATATCGGTGCAGGTCATCCGTATGATAAAGTGGAAGACCTCACTACGTCTTACTATGAAGCAAAGAAAGCACTAAGGCAGCTATTGAAGGCAAAACAAAAGCAATACGGATTTGCAGCAACCAATCAATCAGAAGAGATTCCAACCAATAGATTATTGGAAGCAATCCGTGACGGTGAAGAAGAAAAAGTCTGGGTTTTATTCGATGTGATCGCACCGCATGCAAATGTGGAATTATTCGTGCAAATCAAGCAACTTGCGGAAGATAAAGGGATTAAACTTGACACGACACCGGAAGAAATAGTCACAACGGAAGACTGGAAAGAATTAATTCAACTAGTATGTAAAGAAATCAAACATTATTTCCAATCACAAGATAAAATTGTCAAAGCCAAACAATTTATTGAAAATAACTATCACAAACAAATCAATCTTGTCGATGTCTCGTCCTATACCGATTTAAGCACTAATTATGTATCCAATCTATTTCATGAAGCAACAGGCAGTACGTTTATTGATTACTTAACAGAAATCCGCATCAAGAAAGCGAAAGAACTCCTGCAGACAAACAATGCGACATTGAAGGAGATTAGTTATGAAATAGGTTATAAAGATCCGAACTATTTCAGTCGTGTTTTCAAGAAACATGTAGGGCTCTCTCCGAAGCAATATCAGAGCCAAATCGTAAAATAA
- a CDS encoding ABC transporter substrate-binding protein — MLKKSLAFLIMFIFMIALVACGGDDETTDDTGSTDDQTEDTTDDAAEEEEAESSGDGGSVEIFSWWTGAGEEDGLLALIDLFEEKHPDIEVENAAVAGGAGTNAKAVLATRMQGNDPPSTFQVHGGAELNESWVAADKMEPLNDFYEEYDLMDKFPEELIDMVSKDGNIYSVPVNIHRGNVMFYNMEVFEEHGIEVPTTLEEFVDVLAQLDEAGVTPLAMGDKEAWTATQIFENLLLATLGPDDYRALWEGEVGFDDDRVREAAEYFETIIGYVNEDHASRNWQDASQLVGEGEAAMTNMGDWAKGYFSNDLNLETNVDFGYFAFPGTTEDFMVITDTFGLPKGVEDPDTVKEFLNVLGSVEGQDAFNPLKGSIPARVDADASKYDEYGTDTMEDFQNSNLAPSLAHGSAASEGYLTKANQEVNIFVTQQNVDQFIEKLQQIAGDL, encoded by the coding sequence ATGTTAAAAAAGAGTTTAGCGTTTCTGATTATGTTCATATTCATGATTGCCTTAGTGGCATGTGGTGGAGATGATGAGACGACAGATGATACAGGCAGCACGGACGATCAAACAGAGGATACAACAGATGATGCAGCAGAAGAAGAGGAGGCTGAATCGTCGGGCGACGGTGGTTCTGTAGAAATCTTCAGTTGGTGGACTGGTGCAGGGGAAGAAGATGGATTACTTGCACTCATTGATTTATTCGAAGAAAAACATCCAGATATTGAAGTTGAAAATGCAGCAGTAGCAGGTGGTGCAGGTACTAACGCAAAAGCAGTTCTAGCTACCAGAATGCAAGGTAATGATCCACCATCTACTTTCCAAGTACACGGTGGAGCGGAGCTAAATGAGAGCTGGGTTGCAGCAGACAAGATGGAACCGTTAAATGATTTCTATGAAGAATATGATTTAATGGATAAATTCCCGGAAGAATTAATTGATATGGTAAGTAAAGACGGAAATATCTATTCTGTACCAGTAAACATTCACCGTGGAAATGTAATGTTCTACAACATGGAAGTATTTGAGGAGCACGGTATTGAAGTGCCGACTACTTTAGAGGAATTCGTCGATGTATTAGCACAACTTGATGAAGCAGGTGTCACACCACTTGCTATGGGTGATAAAGAAGCATGGACAGCAACACAAATTTTTGAAAACTTACTACTAGCAACACTTGGTCCAGATGATTATCGCGCATTGTGGGAAGGAGAAGTAGGCTTTGACGACGATCGCGTTCGTGAAGCGGCTGAATACTTCGAAACAATAATAGGTTACGTTAACGAAGATCATGCTTCCCGTAACTGGCAAGACGCTTCTCAGCTTGTAGGTGAAGGAGAAGCTGCCATGACCAACATGGGTGACTGGGCAAAAGGTTACTTCTCAAACGACTTGAACTTAGAAACAAATGTTGACTTTGGTTACTTTGCATTCCCTGGTACAACCGAGGACTTCATGGTTATCACCGATACATTTGGTTTACCTAAAGGTGTAGAAGATCCAGATACGGTTAAAGAATTCCTGAATGTGCTTGGTTCAGTAGAAGGTCAAGATGCATTCAATCCATTAAAAGGTTCGATACCAGCACGTGTTGATGCCGATGCATCAAAATATGATGAATACGGTACAGACACAATGGAAGATTTCCAAAATAGTAACTTAGCACCAAGCTTGGCGCACGGTTCAGCAGCATCAGAGGGATATTTAACCAAAGCAAATCAAGAAGTAAACATCTTCGTAACCCAACAAAATGTAGATCAATTCATTGAGAAATTACAACAAATAGCAGGAGATCTTTAA
- a CDS encoding substrate-binding domain-containing protein: MLRKIFFTILFLIPFSLMLYYGKETFYIDQQAASEQMYDYHFALVTEEVGNNYWRFIEKGAKQAAEQHNIYLEYVGPKVTDTDERLDTLDRMIAANVDAIITKGMSDPRFRQLVQKAKEHNIPVATIDTDNETSGRDFYVGTDNFEAGYLAGKTLIEETEGEQKVVTIIGLKDAQNQMERLEGFEEAISQEKRIELVAVAESNITELGAADATYQLLKSRSDITAIFGISALDGMGIVQAISEFQPTTSPYVLAFDILPETLSLIEDDKIQATIAQYPEEMGKKAVEEMYQLYQNDQPEQIHHTKTGVIMKEDLMNGEVFLKEGE; encoded by the coding sequence GTGTTACGAAAAATCTTCTTTACCATTCTTTTTCTCATCCCATTTAGTCTTATGCTTTATTATGGCAAAGAAACGTTTTATATCGATCAGCAAGCTGCATCTGAGCAGATGTATGATTATCATTTCGCACTTGTAACCGAAGAAGTCGGGAATAATTATTGGCGTTTCATTGAAAAAGGTGCGAAGCAAGCAGCGGAACAGCATAACATTTATTTAGAATATGTAGGCCCAAAAGTAACAGATACCGATGAACGTCTCGACACATTGGACCGCATGATTGCTGCCAATGTTGATGCCATTATTACCAAAGGGATGAGTGATCCGAGATTTCGTCAGCTTGTCCAAAAAGCGAAGGAACACAATATCCCGGTTGCAACAATTGACACCGATAATGAAACAAGTGGTCGTGATTTTTATGTGGGAACAGATAATTTCGAAGCGGGTTATCTCGCAGGAAAGACACTGATCGAAGAAACAGAAGGAGAGCAAAAAGTTGTTACCATCATCGGATTAAAAGATGCCCAGAATCAAATGGAGCGTTTAGAAGGGTTTGAAGAAGCGATCAGCCAAGAGAAGCGAATTGAGTTGGTCGCAGTAGCCGAATCGAATATTACCGAATTAGGTGCAGCAGATGCCACCTATCAATTATTAAAAAGTCGATCCGATATAACCGCTATTTTTGGCATCAGTGCTTTAGATGGAATGGGAATCGTGCAAGCAATAAGTGAATTTCAGCCGACAACAAGTCCATATGTGCTGGCATTTGATATTCTCCCAGAAACACTGTCCTTAATAGAAGACGACAAGATCCAGGCAACGATTGCCCAATACCCGGAGGAAATGGGGAAGAAGGCAGTCGAGGAAATGTATCAACTCTATCAAAATGATCAACCCGAGCAAATACACCATACCAAAACAGGTGTGATCATGAAAGAAGACCTGATGAATGGTGAGGTATTTTTGAAAGAAGGTGAGTAA
- a CDS encoding carbohydrate ABC transporter permease gives MVVRRIVKYTVLIAIALFFLTPVYVMLITSFKPLEEVSLSEMWALPSAIDFSSYTHAFSELAPNLMNSLYLVIPATLLSAILGAMNGYVLSKWRFKGSEVVFTMILFGMFIPYQSILIPLIQFLNKVGLYNSIAGLIFTHVVYGLPITTLMFRNFYANIPDSMIEAAQVDGASFLGIFRRVILPLSITGFVVVAIWQFTNIWNEFLFAVTITNNNAQPVMVALQNLSGSQIVQWNVQMAGALLAAMPTLLVYILLGKYFVRGLLAGSVKG, from the coding sequence ATGGTAGTGAGAAGAATAGTCAAATATACCGTACTAATCGCGATTGCTCTCTTTTTCCTGACTCCAGTCTATGTCATGCTGATCACCAGTTTCAAACCACTGGAGGAGGTATCTTTATCCGAAATGTGGGCATTGCCATCAGCGATTGACTTTTCCAGTTATACGCACGCATTCTCGGAGCTCGCACCAAACTTAATGAACAGTCTCTATTTGGTCATCCCAGCTACATTACTATCAGCCATACTAGGGGCAATGAATGGATATGTCCTATCAAAATGGAGATTCAAAGGATCCGAAGTCGTATTCACGATGATTCTATTCGGAATGTTTATTCCCTACCAAAGCATTCTGATTCCATTAATCCAATTTCTAAATAAAGTTGGTTTATACAACTCGATTGCAGGACTTATTTTCACTCACGTTGTATACGGATTACCAATTACAACCTTAATGTTCCGCAATTTCTATGCGAACATTCCTGATTCGATGATTGAAGCAGCACAAGTGGACGGCGCAAGCTTCCTCGGCATCTTTCGCAGAGTCATCCTGCCACTTTCGATCACCGGATTCGTTGTCGTTGCGATCTGGCAATTCACTAACATCTGGAATGAATTCCTTTTCGCCGTAACGATCACCAACAACAATGCGCAGCCAGTCATGGTAGCACTACAAAACCTGTCTGGAAGCCAAATCGTGCAATGGAACGTCCAAATGGCAGGCGCACTCCTCGCCGCTATGCCGACATTACTAGTTTATATTTTACTAGGGAAATACTTTGTCCGCGGTTTACTAGCTGGATCGGTAAAAGGGTAA
- a CDS encoding carbohydrate ABC transporter permease, with amino-acid sequence MKITRDQLMALLFLTPSFLLIVIFVYGFIGWTGWVSLSNWNTLMPDMSFAGLKNYIYLFGDYRFQADLRNTVFFTILFIGFVIILGLGLAILLDQTKKANALFRNIFLFPMALSFVVTGVVWQWLLNPSTGFNQFLQVFGIQPKWYTDTNILAGFQWGSIEFGLPVAMIAVVIAAVWQMTGFSLAMYVAGLTGIPDELREAARIDGASELQIYRKVILPMLTPITMSVVIIMAHISLKIFDLIYAMTGSGANFVTDVPGVYMFETTFRGNYYANGAAIAIIMLLLVAVFIVPYLINSRRGAS; translated from the coding sequence ATGAAAATTACCAGAGATCAGCTGATGGCACTATTGTTCTTAACCCCATCCTTTTTGCTCATTGTCATATTCGTATATGGGTTTATTGGTTGGACTGGCTGGGTTTCCTTAAGTAACTGGAATACCCTGATGCCCGATATGTCATTCGCTGGTTTGAAAAACTATATCTATCTATTTGGAGATTATCGTTTCCAAGCAGATTTACGTAATACCGTCTTTTTTACGATCCTTTTTATTGGATTTGTTATTATCCTAGGTTTAGGCTTAGCGATTTTGCTTGATCAAACGAAAAAGGCAAATGCACTATTCCGCAATATCTTTTTATTCCCAATGGCACTATCCTTTGTGGTAACTGGTGTCGTTTGGCAATGGCTACTGAATCCATCTACTGGTTTCAATCAATTTTTACAAGTATTCGGCATCCAACCGAAATGGTATACCGATACCAATATTTTGGCGGGATTCCAGTGGGGAAGTATTGAATTCGGTTTACCTGTCGCCATGATTGCAGTTGTTATTGCAGCTGTATGGCAAATGACAGGATTCTCACTTGCGATGTATGTCGCAGGACTTACTGGAATTCCAGATGAGCTCAGGGAAGCGGCACGAATTGATGGTGCATCCGAACTGCAAATTTATCGCAAGGTGATTTTACCAATGTTAACACCAATTACGATGAGTGTGGTCATTATCATGGCACACATTTCTTTAAAAATATTCGATCTGATCTATGCGATGACAGGTTCGGGTGCCAATTTCGTTACCGACGTGCCAGGTGTCTACATGTTTGAGACGACATTCCGCGGTAACTATTACGCAAACGGTGCAGCAATTGCCATCATTATGTTGCTACTCGTTGCCGTATTTATCGTGCCATACTTGATTAACAGCAGAAGGGGGGCATCATGA